In one Silene latifolia isolate original U9 population chromosome 10, ASM4854445v1, whole genome shotgun sequence genomic region, the following are encoded:
- the LOC141607600 gene encoding uncharacterized protein LOC141607600, with protein MRIASWNVRGFNNPLKHNEVKEYLWNNNLDLVAILEIRVNTYKNWDSFCNYDKHYNGRIWVLFNPKTVAISHRHIEAQDISCKVHHYESNKDFCVSFIYGSNDADQREDLWAHLRLTAASVPWIVLGDFNVVRCPEEKLSPNPPILQEMVSFNSFLSDCQLDDIVCSGCDMTWTNKQESGTRVWSKLDRVLVNPLWLSSFPSSFAHFQEAGLSDHSPEEKDCLSAYNNLKNTELQILHQKVKIKHIQLSDCGTQYFHTKIAERQHQQVIGIIQDKNGVSHQGIDNVALAFQHYYQSLLGQETDVDSLITNISYDEIKDAIFGMDSNSSPGVDGFSAGFFKSAWSIIKHDFCKAILSFIGTGRMCKTIDPSLVVQFFYKTVSKILANRLQKVLPSIIGEEQAAFVKGRSIHENILLSQALVKGYNKKSISPRCLIKVDIRKAFDSSQWSFISDMLKEFGFPQQFIKWIQGCITGTWFSLKLNGGLHGFFPGKSGVRQEDPLSPYIFVLSMEILSRFLRQLCKQPQVSFHPKCCKLNLTHLIFADDLMVFIRGDVPSVRAIKGALNDFSMISGLTATVDETSIYFGGVSQAVQEAILADTGFSTGSFPFRYLGLPLGPSRYSITMFDSLFLKVQNKVQHWSAKLLTYAGKLHLLNVVLFGIENFWCSSALLPKEVIIKLTQLSRNFFSGIPQGGFNTKNIRIWNIALQLHWLWKLSTGSESLWAQWHQAYSLKQHTIWDVDSNDYYSSSLKGILLARDIFFAKAGSVHTAEILLSSWLSGNTLQTNSIYEYLLDISDQDAWTSTLFHPRIVPTHRIISILAI; from the exons ATGAGGATTGCTTCATGGAATGTACGAGGGTTCAATAATCCTCTTAAGCATAATGAAGTGAAGGAATATTTGTGGAATAATAATTTGGATTTGGTGGCTATTTTAGAAATTAGAGTAAACACTTATAAGAATTGGGATAGTTTTTGTAACTATGACAAACATTACAATGGAAGAATTTGGGTTTTGTTTAATCCAAAAACAGTTGCTATTAGCCATAGACATATTGAGGCTCAGGATATTAGTTGCAAGGTCCACCATTATGAAAGCAATAAAGATTTTTGTGTTAGCTTTATATATGGCAGCAATGATGCTGATCAAAGAGAGGACTTATGGGCTCATCTTAGACTGACTGCTGCTTCTGTCCCTTGGATTGTGCTTGGGGATTTCAATGTAGTTAGATGCCCTGAGGAGAAACTTAGCCCTAACCCTCCTATTCTCCAAGAGATGGTCTCTTTTAATTCTTTTCTTTCTGATTGTCAACTAGATGATATTGTTTGCTCTGGGTGTGATATGACTTGGACTAACAAACAGGAGTCTGGCACTAGAGTTTGGTCTAAGTTGGACAGGGTTCTGGTTAATCCTTTATGGCTCTCAtcctttccttcttcttttgcTCATTTCCAAGAAGCTGGTCTCTCTGATCACTCCCCA GAGGAGAAGGATTGTTTATCTGCTTACAATAATCTGAAGAATACTGAACTACAAATCCTCCATCAGAAAGTTAAAATTAAACATATTCAACTTTCTGATTGTGGTACTCAATATTTTCATACCAAAATTGCAGAAAGACAACATCAGCAAGTAATTGGTATCATTCAAGATAAGAATGGTGTTTCTCATCAGGGAATTGATAATGTGGCTTTGGCTTTTCAGCATTATTATCAAAGCTTGTTGGGTCAAGAGACAGATGTT GATTCTCTTATTACTAATATCTCCTATGATGAAATTAAAGATGCAATATTTGGAATGGATTCTAATAGTAGTCCTGGTGTAGATGGCTTTTCAGCTGGATTCTTTAAGTCTGCTTGGAGCatcattaaacatgatttttgtaAGGCTATCCTCAGTTTTATTGGGACTGGACGGATG TGCAAGACTATAGACCCATCTCTTGTTGTACAATTTTTTTATAAAACTGTAAGTAAAATCCTAGCAAATAGGCTTCAAAAGGTTCTTCCAAGCATTATTGGGGAGGAGCAAGCGGCGTTTGTTAAGGGTAGGAGTATTCATGAGAATATCCTATTATCTCAGGCCTTAGTTAAAGGGTACAATAAGAAGTCCATTTCTCCTAGATGCTTAATCAAGGTTGATATCAGGAAAGCATTTGACTCCTCGCAATGGAGTTTTATTTCTGATATGCTCAAAGAGTTTGGTTTTCCTCAACAATTTATCAAATGGATACAGGGGTGTATAACTGGCACTTGGTTTTCTTTAAAACTGAATGGAGGGTTACATGGGTTTTTTCCTGGTAAGAGTGGGGTCAGGCAAGAGGACCCACTCTCTCCTTATATTTTTGTTCTTAGTATGGAGATTCTCTCCAGGTTTTTGAGGCAGCTATGTAAGCAACCTCAGGTTTCTTTTCATCCAAAGTGCTGCAAGCTCAACCTCACCCACTTAATATTTGCAGATGATTTGATGGTCTTTATTAGAGGGGATGTCCCTTCTGTTAGAGCTATTAAGGGAGCCTTGAATGATTTTTCTATGATTTCTGGACTGACAGCAACTGTGGACGAAACCAGTATATATTTTGGTGGAGTGTCTCAGGCTGTTCAGGAAGCTATTCTAGCTGATACTGGTTTTTCTACTGGTTCTTTCCCTTTTAGATATCTGGGGTTGCCTCTTGGTCCCTCTAGATATTCAATTACTATGTTTGATTCATTGTTTCTTAAAGTCCAGAACAAAGTACAGCACTGGTCTGCAAAATTGTTAACCTATGCAGGTAAACTTCATTTACTCAATGTTGTTCTGTTTGGTATTGAAAACTTCTGGTGTTCTAGTGCTCTTCTCCCTAAAGAGGTTATCATCAAGCTTACTCAGTTAAGTAGAAATTTCTTTTCGGGGATTCCTCAAG GGGGGTTTAATACCAAAAATATCAGGATATGGAATATAGCTTTGCAACTTCATTGGTTATGGAAATTATCCACTGGTTCTGAGAGTTTATGGGCTCAATGGCATCAGGCTTATAGTTTGAAGCAGCACACCATTTGGGATGTGGATAGTAACGATTATTACTCTTCTAGTTTAAAAGGTATTCTGCTAGCTCGTGACATTTTCTTTGCAAAAGCAGGCTCTGTGCATACTGCTGAGATTCTCCTGTCTTCCTGGCTCTCTGGGAATACATTACAAACTAATAGCATTTATGAGTATTTGTTGGACATCTCAGATCAGGATGCCTGGACCTCTACTTTGTTTCATCCTAGAATTGTACCTACTCATCGGATTATCTCTATTCTTGCCATTTAG